From a single Hymenobacter sp. YIM 151500-1 genomic region:
- a CDS encoding VOC family protein → MITTTNRILGAATMVLALPGPGRVAAQVRPTVNHVALYVYDLQKSTDFYQNVLGLRQIPEPFKDGRHVWFRMGPHSQLHLIQGAARVEEHAKDTHLAFRVKNLRKFMARLDQSATRYSSWTGEEKQLTARPDGVKQVYLQDPDNFWIEVNDDRF, encoded by the coding sequence ATGATAACAACTACCAACCGGATTCTCGGCGCCGCGACCATGGTGCTAGCCCTGCCCGGTCCGGGCCGGGTAGCGGCCCAGGTTCGCCCGACGGTAAACCACGTCGCCCTGTACGTGTACGACCTGCAAAAGAGCACGGACTTCTACCAGAACGTGCTGGGGCTGCGGCAAATCCCGGAGCCGTTTAAAGATGGGCGGCACGTGTGGTTTCGGATGGGGCCGCACAGTCAGCTGCACCTCATACAGGGCGCCGCCCGGGTAGAAGAACACGCCAAAGACACGCACCTGGCTTTCCGGGTCAAGAACCTGCGCAAGTTCATGGCCCGCCTAGACCAATCCGCCACGCGCTACAGCAGCTGGACCGGGGAGGAAAAGCAGCTAACCGCCCGCCCCGACGGCGTGAAGCAAGTGTACCTACAGGACCCCGACAACTTCTGGATAGAGGTAAATGATGACCGGTTCTGA
- the scpA gene encoding methylmalonyl-CoA mutase: MKPDFAHIPYNAGQLPAPPAEAPETSTPEGIPLKEFYTAHDVQHLDHLGFGAGVAPYLRGPYATMYVQNPWTIRQYAGFSTAEESNAFYRRNLAGGQKGLSVAFDLATHRGYDSDHPRVVGDVGKAGVAIDSVEDMKILFDQIPLDQMSVSMTMNGAVLPVLAFYIVAAEEQGVQPEQLAGTIQNDILKEFMVRNTYIYPPLPSMRIIADIFAFTARHMPKFNSISISGYHMQEAGATADLELAYTLADGLEYVRTGLAAGMKIDEFAPRLSFFWAIGMNHFMEIAKLRAGRLLWAKLLRQFDPQNPKSLALRTHCQTSGYSLTEQDPFNNVARTCIEAMAAALGGTQSLHTNALDEAIALPTDFSARIARNTQLYLQHETDITRVVDPWGGSYYVETLTHELADRAWALIQEVEELGGMAKAIETGLPKMRIEEAAARKQARIDSGKETVVGVNKYRVDEATSIEVLDIDNAAVREAQIARLQKIRAERDEAAVQAALAALTEAARAGLVASPPNPLSEGEGELALENTSSKTLETSPPSPSERGLGGEANGEADNLLALAINAARLRATLGEISDALEKVYGRHQATIRAISGVYSHEMNYDEEFAKARQAADDFAAREGRRPRMMVAKMGQDGHDRGSKVIATSFADVGFDVDIAPLFQTPAEVARQAAENDVHVVGVSSLAAGHKTLIPQLIEELGQLGREDILVIAGGVIPAQDYQFLYDAGVAGVYGPGTVIAVAAQEILGKLAQAEV, encoded by the coding sequence ATGAAACCTGATTTCGCTCATATCCCCTACAACGCCGGCCAGCTGCCCGCGCCGCCTGCTGAAGCTCCCGAGACCAGCACGCCCGAAGGCATTCCGCTCAAGGAGTTCTACACGGCCCACGATGTGCAGCACCTCGACCACCTGGGCTTTGGGGCGGGCGTGGCGCCGTATTTGCGCGGGCCGTACGCCACCATGTACGTGCAGAACCCCTGGACCATCCGGCAGTACGCGGGCTTCTCGACGGCCGAGGAAAGCAACGCCTTCTACCGCCGCAACCTGGCCGGCGGGCAGAAGGGCCTGAGCGTGGCCTTCGACTTGGCTACGCACCGGGGCTACGACTCCGACCACCCGCGCGTGGTGGGCGACGTGGGCAAGGCCGGCGTGGCCATCGACTCGGTGGAGGACATGAAGATTCTCTTCGACCAGATTCCGCTGGACCAGATGTCAGTGTCGATGACCATGAACGGGGCCGTGCTGCCCGTCTTGGCCTTCTACATTGTGGCAGCCGAGGAGCAGGGCGTGCAGCCGGAGCAGCTGGCGGGCACCATTCAGAACGACATTCTGAAGGAGTTCATGGTGCGCAATACCTACATCTACCCGCCCCTGCCGAGCATGCGCATCATTGCCGACATCTTCGCCTTCACGGCCCGGCACATGCCCAAGTTCAACTCCATCAGCATCTCGGGCTACCACATGCAGGAAGCCGGCGCCACCGCCGACTTGGAGCTGGCCTACACCCTGGCCGACGGGCTGGAGTACGTGCGCACGGGCCTGGCGGCGGGCATGAAGATCGACGAGTTTGCTCCACGCCTGTCGTTTTTCTGGGCCATCGGCATGAACCACTTCATGGAAATCGCCAAGCTCCGGGCCGGACGCCTGCTCTGGGCCAAGCTCTTGCGGCAGTTCGACCCCCAAAACCCCAAGAGCCTGGCCCTGCGCACGCACTGCCAGACCTCGGGCTACTCCCTCACCGAGCAGGACCCCTTCAACAACGTGGCCCGCACCTGCATTGAGGCCATGGCGGCGGCCCTGGGCGGCACCCAGAGCCTGCACACCAACGCCCTCGATGAGGCCATTGCCCTGCCCACCGACTTCTCGGCCCGCATTGCCCGCAACACCCAGCTCTACCTTCAGCACGAAACCGACATCACCCGCGTAGTAGACCCCTGGGGCGGCTCCTACTACGTGGAAACCCTCACCCACGAGCTGGCCGACCGGGCCTGGGCCCTCATCCAGGAAGTGGAGGAGCTGGGCGGCATGGCCAAGGCCATTGAAACTGGCCTGCCCAAAATGCGCATCGAAGAAGCCGCCGCCCGCAAGCAGGCCCGCATCGACTCGGGCAAGGAAACGGTGGTCGGCGTGAACAAGTACCGCGTAGACGAAGCCACCAGCATCGAAGTCCTCGACATCGACAACGCCGCCGTGCGCGAAGCCCAGATTGCCCGCCTCCAGAAGATCCGGGCGGAGCGGGACGAAGCCGCTGTGCAAGCCGCGCTGGCGGCCCTGACGGAGGCGGCGCGGGCCGGCCTAGTCGCCTCACCCCCTAACCCCCTCTCCGAGGGAGAGGGGGAACTAGCTCTAGAAAACACTAGCTCTAAAACACTAGAAACTAGTCCTCCCTCTCCCTCGGAGAGGGGGCTAGGGGGTGAGGCGAACGGGGAAGCCGATAACTTATTAGCCCTCGCCATCAACGCCGCCCGCCTGCGCGCTACGCTGGGCGAGATTTCCGATGCCCTGGAGAAAGTGTATGGTCGACACCAGGCCACCATCCGGGCTATTTCGGGCGTGTATTCTCATGAAATGAACTACGACGAGGAGTTTGCCAAGGCCCGCCAGGCCGCCGACGACTTTGCCGCCCGCGAAGGCCGCCGCCCCCGCATGATGGTGGCCAAAATGGGCCAGGACGGCCACGACCGGGGCTCCAAAGTCATTGCCACGAGCTTCGCCGACGTAGGCTTCGACGTGGACATTGCCCCCCTATTCCAGACGCCCGCCGAGGTAGCCCGCCAAGCCGCCGAAAACGACGTGCACGTGGTGGGCGTAAGCAGCCTCGCCGCCGGCCACAAAACCCTGATTCCGCAGCTCATCGAGGAGCTGGGGCAGCTCGGCCGCGAAGACATTCTCGTTATTGCCGGCGGCGTCATCCCCGCCCAGGACTACCAATTCCTCTACGATGCGGGCGTGGCCGGCGTGTACGGTCCCGGCACCGTCATTGCCGTGGCGGCCCAGGAGATTTTGGGGAAGCTGGCGCAGGCAGAGGTGTAA
- a CDS encoding RNA-binding domain-containing protein: MALPVNLSELLSGHTVEWERLEFKTGWNPQDILHSICAFANDINNWGGGYIVVGVREQDGRPVLPPEGVLVEQLDHMQKELLQLCHQITPPYFPVAQPVQYQGAWLFIIWVPGGQTRPYKAPISLGKEHKGQKAYFIRRYASTVQVRTQADEHQLLELAAKVPFDDRINHQAELHNLSPALIRDFLREIRSNLADEAETMPFAELCEQMRLVSGPPEYRKPLNIGLLMFSEHPERFFRGAVIEVVVYRDEVGDQFTEKRFTGPLHRQLRQALDYLRNQVLREEVRKISGRAEAQRFFNFPYDALEEALANAVYHRSYESQQTIEVNVRPGQLEIISYPGALPPVTPHMLRQPRIVSRDYRNRRVGDFLRELHLTEGRATGLPKIRRAMQANGSPPPVFEMDEAHSYFLVTLPIHPDFITRELTSRELHILRFCQQPRTRREILAELGLSSSLTNSTRYITPLLLDGYLAFTLPEVPKHLNQRYISTPKGQQALETA, encoded by the coding sequence ATGGCGCTACCTGTCAATCTTTCGGAACTGTTATCCGGTCATACGGTGGAGTGGGAGCGGTTGGAATTTAAAACCGGCTGGAATCCGCAGGACATTCTGCACTCAATTTGCGCCTTCGCCAACGACATCAACAACTGGGGCGGAGGCTACATCGTGGTGGGCGTGCGGGAGCAGGACGGGCGCCCGGTGCTGCCGCCCGAGGGTGTACTTGTGGAGCAGCTAGACCACATGCAGAAGGAATTGCTGCAACTCTGCCACCAGATTACGCCACCCTATTTTCCCGTGGCGCAGCCAGTGCAGTACCAGGGGGCATGGCTGTTCATTATTTGGGTACCGGGCGGGCAGACGCGGCCCTACAAGGCGCCGATTTCCCTCGGCAAAGAGCACAAAGGCCAGAAGGCTTATTTTATTCGCCGCTACGCCAGCACCGTGCAGGTGCGCACCCAGGCCGACGAACACCAACTGTTGGAGTTGGCTGCCAAAGTGCCCTTCGATGACCGCATCAACCACCAAGCCGAGCTACATAACCTGAGCCCGGCTCTTATCCGCGACTTTCTCCGCGAAATCCGCAGCAACCTAGCCGACGAAGCCGAAACTATGCCCTTTGCCGAGCTGTGCGAGCAGATGCGCCTGGTGAGCGGCCCGCCAGAATACAGAAAGCCGCTGAATATTGGCTTACTCATGTTCAGCGAACATCCGGAACGCTTCTTTCGCGGAGCAGTGATTGAAGTTGTTGTGTACCGCGACGAAGTAGGCGACCAGTTCACGGAAAAACGCTTCACCGGGCCGCTGCACCGGCAGCTGCGTCAGGCGCTGGACTACTTGCGCAACCAGGTGCTGCGCGAAGAAGTCCGCAAGATCTCCGGCCGGGCAGAGGCCCAGCGCTTTTTTAATTTTCCCTATGATGCCCTTGAAGAGGCCTTGGCCAACGCCGTGTACCACCGCAGCTACGAAAGCCAGCAGACCATTGAAGTGAACGTACGGCCCGGCCAGCTGGAAATCATTAGCTATCCTGGCGCCTTGCCGCCCGTAACGCCACACATGCTCCGGCAGCCACGCATCGTCTCGCGCGACTACCGCAACCGCCGCGTCGGCGACTTTCTGCGCGAGTTGCACCTCACCGAAGGCCGCGCCACTGGCCTGCCCAAGATTCGGCGGGCCATGCAGGCCAACGGCTCCCCGCCGCCCGTGTTCGAGATGGACGAGGCCCACTCCTACTTCCTCGTCACGCTGCCCATCCATCCTGACTTCATCACCCGCGAACTGACGAGCCGGGAGCTGCACATCCTGCGCTTCTGCCAGCAGCCACGCACTCGCAGGGAGATTCTGGCGGAATTAGGGTTGAGTAGCTCACTTACCAACTCAACTCGATATATCACCCCTCTTTTGCTCGATGGGTACCTGGCCTTCACCCTGCCAGAAGTTCCAAAGCACCTCAACCAACGGTACATATCTACACCCAAAGGGCAGCAAGCTCTAGAGACAGCATGA
- a CDS encoding 5'-nucleotidase C-terminal domain-containing protein: MQFLRSQLAALGLLAATTLLAPACQRAGYVPTAKLAPATAQPVGPALAENPAALDLIAPYRQRVTEQMTTVLGQAPAAITKNPGESPLANFVGDLQRQRASRELGQPVDLGVMSNGGLRAPIPAGPVTMGAVFELMPFENELVVLSTPGPVVQQLFDYAARVKMPVSGAVYAVTQEGKPTSISIGGQPFDLARTYTIAISDYLAGGGDNMTFFKTLKPRGTGILLRTAIADHIREQTQQGKAIQAAVEGRVKL; encoded by the coding sequence ATGCAATTTCTTCGTTCCCAGCTGGCGGCCCTGGGGCTGCTGGCGGCCACTACGCTGCTGGCCCCGGCCTGCCAGCGGGCCGGCTACGTGCCCACGGCCAAGCTGGCACCCGCCACGGCTCAGCCCGTGGGCCCGGCCCTGGCCGAAAATCCTGCCGCCCTCGACCTTATTGCGCCCTACCGCCAGCGCGTGACGGAACAGATGACCACGGTGCTGGGCCAGGCCCCGGCGGCCATCACCAAAAACCCTGGCGAGTCGCCGCTGGCCAACTTCGTGGGCGACTTGCAGCGCCAGCGCGCCAGCCGGGAGCTAGGCCAGCCCGTGGACCTGGGCGTGATGTCGAACGGGGGGCTGCGGGCTCCTATTCCGGCCGGGCCCGTAACCATGGGGGCGGTGTTTGAGCTGATGCCGTTCGAGAATGAGCTGGTGGTGCTCAGCACCCCCGGTCCCGTGGTGCAGCAGCTGTTCGACTACGCCGCCCGCGTGAAAATGCCTGTGTCGGGGGCTGTGTACGCGGTGACTCAGGAAGGAAAACCCACGAGCATCAGCATCGGCGGACAGCCTTTCGACCTGGCCCGCACCTACACCATCGCCATTTCCGACTACCTGGCCGGGGGCGGCGACAACATGACCTTCTTCAAAACCCTCAAGCCCCGCGGCACCGGCATCCTGCTCCGCACCGCCATTGCCGACCACATCCGGGAGCAAACTCAGCAGGGCAAGGCCATTCAGGCCGCAGTGGAAGGACGGGTCAAGTTGTAA
- a CDS encoding methylmalonyl-CoA mutase family protein — translation MADSPRSAPVSFSEFEPVTTAAWQERIRRDLKGQDPAALAWQTPDGFAVQPFYHREALAELGGAPAPQVRPGAHWRNVPTYTVPATEPGHAAIDRAANTLTRGADGAHFVLENAEAFDVDYLHQRLPLNDTYVGYTVRGGAAGLVQRLADTGAVLRGFLVSDPITRHAPDLKVQLRDLADAVRRSRSWPEFRALGLNAALYGNRGATVTQQIAFTLSTAAAYLSELPNLGEVSVAEVAAALHVHVAINPSYFPELARLRALRRLWATLLHAFGVPAEVAQRLTILASTATWSQTTLDPHTNLLRVSTEAMSAVLGGADAVSVGSFDSLFHGPNEFAERLARNLPVLLREEAYLDRVQDPAAGSYYLETLTDQLAREAWALFQRVEEAGGLPAATGLVLQELHAAAQAQFRRIATGEQVVVGTNRFHNPHEQFDYNPKRLLRSREFDSTRATYPTEVLRLATALHFERREKKRKRAAVVLLGAHTNQLILESFLRTLPEQERPELRDAHPEGTLSVLFSSPEEATLMYATPEQFGRLARAISHVPLDEPTFIPPALLTADLATLQEAVRVFGFEEFTVQGYSTEDVLARLQGRGASHAPGR, via the coding sequence ATGGCTGACTCCCCTCGCTCCGCGCCCGTTTCCTTTTCCGAGTTTGAACCCGTCACCACCGCCGCCTGGCAGGAGCGCATCCGCCGCGACCTGAAGGGGCAGGACCCGGCCGCCCTCGCCTGGCAGACGCCCGATGGCTTTGCGGTGCAGCCCTTTTACCACCGCGAAGCCCTGGCCGAGCTGGGCGGTGCCCCGGCCCCGCAGGTTCGGCCGGGCGCCCACTGGCGCAACGTGCCCACCTACACCGTGCCGGCCACCGAGCCGGGCCACGCCGCCATCGACCGGGCCGCCAACACCCTGACCCGCGGAGCCGACGGGGCCCATTTTGTGCTGGAAAACGCCGAGGCCTTCGACGTAGACTACCTGCACCAGCGCCTGCCCCTGAACGACACGTACGTGGGCTACACCGTGCGCGGCGGCGCGGCCGGCCTGGTGCAGCGCCTGGCCGATACCGGCGCCGTACTGCGCGGCTTCCTGGTTTCGGACCCCATCACCCGCCACGCCCCCGACCTCAAGGTCCAGCTGCGCGACCTGGCCGACGCCGTGCGCCGGAGCCGGAGCTGGCCGGAGTTTCGGGCCCTGGGGCTGAACGCGGCGTTGTATGGCAACCGCGGCGCCACCGTTACGCAACAGATAGCCTTTACTTTAAGCACGGCGGCGGCTTATTTAAGTGAGCTGCCCAACCTGGGCGAGGTGTCAGTGGCCGAAGTGGCGGCGGCCTTGCACGTGCACGTGGCCATCAACCCCAGCTACTTTCCGGAGCTGGCCCGGCTGCGGGCGTTGCGGCGGCTGTGGGCCACGCTGCTGCACGCCTTTGGGGTGCCGGCCGAGGTGGCCCAGCGGCTCACCATCCTGGCCAGCACCGCCACCTGGAGCCAGACCACCCTCGACCCGCATACCAACCTGCTGCGCGTCAGCACCGAGGCCATGAGCGCCGTATTGGGCGGGGCCGACGCCGTAAGCGTGGGCTCGTTTGACAGTCTGTTTCACGGCCCCAATGAGTTTGCCGAGCGCCTGGCCCGCAACCTGCCCGTGCTGCTACGCGAAGAAGCCTACCTGGACCGGGTGCAGGACCCCGCCGCCGGCTCCTATTACCTCGAAACCCTCACCGACCAGCTGGCCCGCGAGGCCTGGGCCCTGTTTCAGCGTGTGGAGGAGGCCGGCGGCCTGCCCGCGGCCACGGGCCTCGTGTTGCAGGAGCTGCACGCGGCGGCCCAGGCCCAGTTCCGGCGCATTGCTACCGGCGAGCAGGTGGTGGTGGGCACTAACCGCTTCCACAACCCGCACGAGCAGTTCGACTACAACCCCAAGCGCCTGCTGCGCAGCCGGGAGTTCGACAGCACCCGCGCCACCTACCCTACCGAAGTGCTGCGCCTGGCTACGGCCCTGCACTTTGAGCGCCGCGAGAAAAAACGGAAACGCGCGGCCGTGGTACTGCTCGGTGCCCACACCAACCAGCTGATTCTGGAGTCGTTTCTGAGGACGCTGCCGGAGCAGGAGCGGCCCGAGCTGCGCGACGCTCACCCGGAAGGCACGCTGTCGGTGTTGTTTTCGTCGCCCGAGGAAGCCACGCTCATGTACGCCACGCCCGAGCAGTTCGGCCGCCTGGCCCGCGCCATCAGCCACGTGCCCCTCGACGAGCCCACCTTCATTCCGCCCGCCCTGCTCACCGCCGACCTGGCCACCCTGCAAGAAGCCGTGCGCGTGTTCGGCTTCGAGGAATTCACCGTGCAAGGCTACAGCACCGAAGACGTTTTGGCCCGCCTGCAAGGTAGGGGCGCGTCGCACGCGCCCGGTCGTTGA
- a CDS encoding Gfo/Idh/MocA family protein, whose protein sequence is MSQLPASPSRREFIKQSAAAAASFLIVPRFVLGGKGYTAPSDQLLIAGVGVGGKGESDLAAFARSGKARIAYLCDVDDRRAARSVQAFPQAKYYKDWRQLLDKEAKNFDAVSVATPDHNHAAVTLAAMQLGKHVYVQKPLTHDLYEARALTEAAKRYRVVTQMGNQGASGDGVRQLQEWYDANVIGKVHTVYCWTDRPVWPQGIAWPAPAASVPPELDWDLWLGTAPYRPYVDKLVPFNWRGWWEYGTGALGDMGCHLMEAPFRVLGLEYASAVQASVGSVYVDEFKRGYFPESCPPSSHVILTFPKTDKTKQEVTVHWMDGGIQPERPEELGPNERFGDGGNGVLFIGKKGKMMASTYAAEPRLLPTSRTQEVHVKPTIARVPGGADGHYAQWVEACLAGYGNHYVSSPFGVAGPLTEALLMANLAIRGYDLQRPKTTGPGVDYPGRGIELLWDPKQLRVTNFDDVNRFIKRDYRQGWQ, encoded by the coding sequence ATGAGCCAACTTCCAGCTTCGCCCTCCCGGCGCGAATTTATCAAGCAAAGTGCCGCCGCGGCGGCCTCCTTCCTGATTGTGCCGCGCTTTGTTCTCGGCGGCAAAGGCTACACCGCCCCCAGCGACCAGCTGCTGATTGCCGGAGTGGGCGTAGGCGGCAAAGGGGAAAGCGACCTGGCGGCGTTTGCCCGCTCGGGCAAGGCCCGAATAGCCTACCTCTGCGACGTGGACGACCGGCGGGCGGCCCGCTCCGTGCAGGCGTTTCCGCAGGCTAAATACTACAAAGACTGGCGCCAGCTGCTAGACAAGGAAGCTAAAAACTTCGATGCCGTATCGGTGGCGACGCCCGACCACAACCACGCCGCCGTGACGCTGGCCGCCATGCAGTTGGGCAAGCACGTGTACGTGCAAAAGCCGCTCACCCACGACTTGTACGAGGCCCGCGCCCTAACTGAAGCGGCCAAGCGGTACCGGGTGGTTACGCAAATGGGCAACCAGGGCGCTTCCGGCGACGGGGTGCGGCAGCTCCAGGAGTGGTACGACGCCAACGTCATCGGCAAGGTTCACACGGTGTATTGCTGGACCGACCGGCCCGTGTGGCCCCAGGGCATTGCCTGGCCGGCCCCGGCCGCCAGCGTGCCGCCGGAGCTGGACTGGGACCTGTGGCTGGGCACGGCGCCCTACCGGCCCTACGTCGATAAACTGGTGCCCTTCAACTGGCGCGGATGGTGGGAGTACGGCACTGGCGCCCTCGGCGACATGGGCTGCCACCTGATGGAAGCGCCCTTCCGGGTGCTGGGCTTGGAGTACGCCAGTGCCGTGCAGGCCAGCGTGGGCAGCGTGTACGTCGATGAGTTCAAGCGCGGCTACTTTCCCGAAAGCTGCCCGCCCTCCAGCCACGTTATCCTGACCTTCCCCAAAACCGACAAAACCAAGCAGGAAGTCACCGTGCACTGGATGGACGGCGGTATTCAGCCCGAACGGCCCGAGGAGCTAGGTCCCAACGAGCGGTTTGGCGACGGGGGCAATGGGGTTTTGTTCATTGGCAAAAAGGGCAAGATGATGGCTAGCACGTACGCCGCCGAGCCCCGCCTGCTGCCCACCTCCCGCACCCAGGAGGTGCACGTGAAACCCACCATTGCCCGCGTGCCCGGCGGGGCCGACGGCCACTACGCCCAGTGGGTGGAAGCCTGCCTGGCCGGCTACGGCAACCACTACGTCAGCTCCCCGTTTGGGGTGGCGGGTCCGCTCACCGAGGCCCTGCTGATGGCCAACCTCGCCATCCGGGGCTACGACTTGCAGCGGCCCAAAACCACCGGTCCTGGCGTCGACTACCCCGGTCGCGGCATCGAGCTGCTGTGGGACCCGAAGCAGCTCCGCGTCACCAACTTCGACGACGTGAACCGCTTCATCAAGCGTGACTACCGGCAGGGCTGGCAGTAG
- a CDS encoding porin family protein, whose protein sequence is MHQHLRLLLFLASLGVSLHAAGQSGFRPGYVVPVAGDTLRGEVELRGAQQVARLCRFRTNSASAVTEYQPAQLRGYGATAGPRFETVPAKPGLPVFMEVLVSGKASLYTMYNDDDEQQFFMRSPQGAVLALQQRDTVKTAEPGARSAQVKERNYLFRPVLKQALADCLPAVITIPKVELKESQLRKLFVAYNNCGREAPAADVAPAASKAALGLLAGVYRATLPFGNNPRTTLKTGWNPTAGLALSFRPGRFGEKLMLRLEALYTQDTFEEEVTVPGSGINLLGTAQRRTDVKLNALQVPALIRYSLPGRRLRAFLQAGPQASIGFGGSAQQRRTEQMNGSAPSTTTTSYDVRTFRLGGAVGAGLTLKAGTGAVQVEVRRSFTDTPVEQKVAGGVQATHLLLGYQFR, encoded by the coding sequence ATGCATCAACACCTACGTCTACTACTCTTTCTGGCTAGCTTAGGAGTCTCCTTACACGCGGCGGGTCAGTCCGGTTTCCGGCCCGGCTACGTGGTACCCGTAGCAGGCGACACGCTGCGCGGGGAGGTGGAGCTGCGCGGGGCCCAGCAGGTAGCCCGGCTCTGCCGGTTCCGAACCAACAGTGCCAGCGCGGTTACTGAATACCAGCCGGCCCAGCTGCGCGGCTACGGCGCCACGGCCGGGCCCCGCTTCGAGACGGTGCCGGCGAAGCCCGGTTTGCCCGTGTTTATGGAAGTGCTGGTGAGCGGCAAGGCGTCATTGTACACGATGTATAATGACGACGACGAGCAGCAGTTTTTTATGCGCAGCCCCCAGGGCGCGGTGCTGGCCCTACAGCAGCGCGACACCGTGAAGACCGCCGAGCCCGGCGCCCGCAGCGCTCAGGTGAAAGAACGGAACTACCTGTTCCGGCCCGTGCTCAAGCAAGCCCTGGCCGACTGCCTGCCCGCGGTAATTACCATCCCGAAGGTGGAGCTGAAGGAGTCGCAGCTGCGGAAGCTGTTTGTGGCCTACAACAACTGTGGCCGCGAAGCCCCGGCGGCCGACGTCGCACCCGCCGCCAGCAAAGCGGCGCTGGGCCTGCTGGCCGGGGTGTACCGGGCCACCCTGCCATTCGGTAATAACCCGCGCACTACCCTGAAAACTGGTTGGAACCCCACGGCGGGGCTGGCGCTGAGCTTCCGGCCAGGCCGGTTTGGCGAAAAGCTGATGCTGCGCCTGGAGGCCTTGTATACGCAGGATACTTTCGAGGAAGAAGTGACTGTGCCAGGCTCGGGCATCAACCTCCTCGGCACGGCCCAGCGCCGCACCGATGTCAAGCTGAACGCGCTGCAAGTGCCCGCGCTGATTCGCTACTCGCTGCCGGGCCGGCGGCTGCGCGCTTTCCTACAGGCGGGGCCCCAGGCCAGCATCGGGTTTGGAGGAAGCGCCCAGCAGCGGCGCACCGAGCAGATGAACGGCTCGGCTCCCTCCACCACTACCACCTCCTACGACGTGCGCACGTTCCGGCTCGGTGGTGCTGTGGGCGCTGGCCTCACCCTGAAAGCCGGCACCGGAGCTGTGCAAGTAGAAGTGCGCCGGTCGTTTACCGATACTCCCGTGGAGCAGAAAGTGGCCGGTGGGGTGCAAGCCACGCACTTGCTGCTGGGCTATCAGTTCCGCTAG
- a CDS encoding zinc-dependent metalloprotease: MKKFSSPILLGALLVSGLLNSCAEKEAVVQDKQGISAEALNQIKLSGFSTSNVQRDEDGTYIVEGDIRLSAQELSQRAAQNFLRVGQDEQYRTTNLVGGLPRVITVSISSQLPASYVAGLDEAIARFNAENLQITFSRVSSGATISLVRGNGSYLASAGFPTAAGEPHNEVKINSRAIGNNPSAAYLGTILAHEIGHCIGFRHTDYMDRSYSCGGSTANEGASTVGAILIPGTPSAADPNSWMLACIGSGQSRPFNANDKTALNYLY, encoded by the coding sequence ATGAAGAAGTTTTCCTCTCCTATTCTGCTGGGTGCCCTGCTCGTATCGGGGCTGCTGAATAGCTGCGCTGAAAAAGAAGCAGTAGTACAAGATAAGCAAGGCATCAGCGCCGAGGCGTTGAACCAAATCAAATTGTCGGGCTTCAGCACGAGCAACGTGCAGCGCGACGAAGACGGCACCTACATAGTGGAGGGCGACATCCGCCTCAGCGCCCAGGAACTAAGCCAGCGGGCCGCCCAGAACTTCCTGCGCGTGGGCCAGGACGAGCAATACCGCACCACCAACCTGGTAGGCGGCCTGCCGCGCGTTATTACCGTGAGTATTTCCAGCCAGCTGCCCGCCTCCTACGTGGCCGGCCTCGACGAAGCCATTGCCCGCTTCAACGCCGAAAACCTGCAAATCACCTTTAGCCGCGTTTCCAGCGGCGCCACCATCAGCCTGGTGCGGGGCAACGGCAGCTACCTGGCGTCGGCGGGTTTCCCCACCGCGGCCGGCGAGCCGCACAACGAGGTGAAGATTAACTCCCGCGCCATCGGCAACAACCCCAGCGCGGCCTACCTGGGCACCATCCTGGCCCACGAAATCGGGCACTGCATCGGCTTCCGCCACACCGACTATATGGACCGTAGCTACAGCTGCGGCGGCTCCACTGCCAACGAGGGAGCCAGCACGGTCGGTGCCATCCTCATCCCCGGCACCCCATCGGCCGCCGACCCCAATTCCTGGATGCTGGCCTGCATCGGCTCGGGCCAGAGCCGCCCCTTCAACGCCAACGACAAAACCGCCCTCAACTACCTATACTAG
- a CDS encoding ankyrin repeat domain-containing protein, whose translation MNFTSSRPEDLLFDAARRGDVATLQALLQQGVDVNAQDGRGFTALILAAYDGHLDATRLLLEAGANPNVHDASGNTALMGVSFKGYPEIAQLLIQHGADLDARNGNNGTALMFATLFGRHNIVPILLQAGADTTLRDVRGLSARDLAIQQGNEEALKLLGEE comes from the coding sequence ATGAATTTCACTTCCTCCCGCCCCGAAGACCTGCTGTTTGACGCCGCCCGCCGCGGCGACGTAGCCACCCTGCAAGCCCTGCTTCAGCAGGGCGTCGACGTCAATGCCCAGGACGGGCGCGGCTTCACGGCCCTCATTCTGGCGGCGTACGACGGCCACCTCGACGCCACCCGCCTGCTGCTGGAGGCCGGCGCCAACCCCAACGTGCACGACGCCAGCGGCAACACGGCCCTGATGGGCGTTTCCTTCAAAGGCTACCCCGAAATTGCCCAGCTCCTTATCCAGCACGGCGCCGACCTCGACGCCCGCAACGGCAACAACGGTACCGCCCTGATGTTCGCCACCCTGTTCGGCCGCCACAACATTGTGCCCATCCTGCTGCAAGCCGGCGCCGACACCACCCTGCGCGACGTGCGCGGCCTCTCAGCCCGCGACCTGGCCATCCAGCAAGGCAACGAAGAAGCCCTGAAGCTGCTCGGCGAGGAGTAG